GGCATCACGCTGCTTCAGCGCACCAAGGAAGACGCCCACGATTACCGATACTTCCCCGACCCCGACCTCGTGCCGGTCATGGTCGACCAGGCGTGGATTGCGCAGGTGCGCGCCTCGCTCCCCGAACTTCCGGCGCAGCGGCGCGCCAGGTACGAGTCGAAGTTCGGGCTTGCGCCAGTCGATGCTCGCGTGCTCACCGAGGAGCGCACGACCTGTCTCTTCTTCGAGCGGTGCGTCGAGGCGTGCGTCGATGCTGGTCTGAGCGAAGCGAAGGCGGGCTTTGTCGCCGGGAAGTTCCTCCTCAACACCGGCGCGAAGTATGCGAACGAGCGGGGGCGTGCCCTTGAAACGCTCGGCGTGGCACCGGTACAGATCGCCGAGATCATCACGCTCCGGGAGAAGGGCGAGGTTGGCCCGCAGGCGGCGGATCAGCTCTTCTCTTTGCTCTGCGATCCTTCGAAAACGGGGGCAAGCGCGCAGGATGTCGCGAAGGCGCACGGTCTCATCCAGGTGCGCGATGAGGGCCAACTCGATGCCTGGGTTCTCGCGGCGATTGAGGCGCAGCCGCAGGCCGCCGCCGATGTCGCGGCGGGGAAGGCGGCGGCCGTTGGTCGACTCGTCGGGCATGTTATGAAACTCTCGGGCGGAAAGGCCGATGCGAAGAGTGTGAATGAGAAGCTCATGGCCAAACTGCGGAGTGGCGCATGAGCGGTGCGTCGCCGCGCGAGGGCGATGCGACGGCGGGACAGCGCGCGCGGGGCGGTCCTCCATCGGATCAGCGCGTCGATCGCGTGGTGGTGAGTGCCGAGGCGATCGCCGAGCGCATGCCGGCGCTCGCGGCGGAGATTGCTGCCGGGCTCGGACCCACGCCGCGAGATCCCGTGCTCGTCGCAGTCATGACCGGCGCGCTGATCTTCGCCGCCGATCTCGTGCGTCAACTTCCAGTGCCGCTGCGTCTTGGTCTTGCCACCGTCAGCAGCTATCCCGGCACGGCCACGACGAGCCAGGGGGCCAGGCTTCAGGGCGATCTGCCAAGCGACCTCGCGGGGCGCGATGTGATCCTGGTCGATGACATCCTCGACTCGGGGCGCACGCTTCGGCTGCTCCAGTCGCGAATCATGGCGTTGAACCCGGCGTCTCTCCGCACCTGTGTGCTTCTGCGAAAGACGATTCCGAGCGCGCTCGAAACGCCATGCGATCACATCGGCTTCGACATTCCCGATGTCTTCGTGGTCGGTTACGGCCTCGACTACGACGGCTACTACCGGAATCTGCCCGCCGTCTTTGCAATGGTGCCTGTGACTTCGTGAGCGCGGCGCTCGCACTCCGACCTTCGCAATTCGGCGAGGAAGCGCGCTCGGCTCACTCCCGTTCCAGAGCGGGCGGCGATTTGCAGTGCCACGCGGCGTCGCTCGATGGCTCGCGCGGGCTAGGACCCGTCCTTGGTCAGCTTCGGCTCCATCGTCTCCGCCCAAGAGACTCCAACTGCGTCGCCTTGCCCGACGACCAGGGCATCGACCTCTCCCTAGGCGCAGACTTCTCTTCGGGCCCCGACCTCTCCCCAGGTGCGGCCTTCTCTTCGGGCCCCGACTTCCCTCCGGGCGCGGACTTCTCTTCGGAATCAGGCTTCTCCTCGGAAGTCGGCGCGGCTGGGTCCTTACCGCTGCCGGACGGTCTCGACGGCCGCTTCTCCCTTCCTTGCGCAGGTGTGCGGCTCGCCGGGTCGAGCGCGTCGTTCAGAAGGGCGCCGAGTCGAACGCCCGCAGCCTGGAGCCGCTCATTCACCACGGGCATCCACTCTCGGAAGTAGGCGTCGTCAATGTCGCTGGGCGCCTTGGGCAACCGGCTGTAGATGCGGCGCGTGATGGCCAGCGACTCATTGGCCCATGCGATGGGTTCGCGCTCACGGAGCCACTGCGTGCGCTGCGCCGGCTTGATGGCCTGTCGAAGATCGGCGCTCATCACCGGCCAGCCGCCTTTCGTGTCCTTCAGGCGCCGCTGAATCAGGTCGGTGTCCCACGCACGGTGCAGGTTGCTGTTGCGACCGAAGGCCTTCAGCGTGAGCTTGTTCCCACCGAGGTCGTCTCGATACGACACATGAAGCGGCTGGTGAACATCGCCAACCATGTGCAGCACCAGCCGAAGCGCGAGGAGGCGCTCCTCGCTGGACTTGGTCGGATCGGCGAGAACCTCCCGATAGGTGAGGATCGTCGAGACGATCTGCTGACCGTCGGCGCCATCGCGACCCATGTCGATGCGCGTGGCGTCGCGCGGAACATTGATGTAGTGGAGCGGCTTGATCCAATCCCACTTGGGATCGCTGCGAACTTCGTCGGCCCAGACACTGGCGTCGGCGACACTCGTCTCGCCAAGGAGTTCGCGGATCGCCTTCGCGGTGGTGTCCGTGAACTCGGAACTCGCGATGGTCGCGATGATGCGGTGCCCCTCGAAGCCCCATCCGAGAGCTGGTGCCACGAACGCGAGCGTGGCAAGGAGCGCCGCCCACCATGCGGCGGGACGCGGTTCCGTCGCCGCTGGTCCCCGGAGCCCCGCGGCGCTGCGAACCCGAGAGGCAGCGCCATCTGCAGAATGTCGATCGTGAGAATGACGATCGCCAGAGTGTCGCTCGTCTCGCGGGCCAGAGGAGGGGTGACCGCTCAGACGCCGCACGCGGACAGGAGAGGCCGCCGTGTCCTGACGCCCGGCATGCGGAGGGATGGAAGGAGTGCCGCTCATCGCCTTCAAGCCTAGGTCCAGAGATTTCGGCGCGGATCGGGAAGTCGCGCGGACATCGCTTCAAGTGCGTCACGATCCTCAGCCGTCAGCGTCTCCGGCGCCACGATCTGGAGCTCCGCGTAGAAGTCACCGCAGACGCCCTTGGCGTCGGTGATGCCCTTGCCCTTGACGCGCAGGCGACGCCCGCTTCGAGCGCCGGGCGGAACCTTGAGTGTCACACTGCCTTGAAGAAGTGGAACGGTCACGCTCGTGCCGAGCGACGCTTCCGCAATCGTGAGCGGAACGCCCAGGATGATGTCGAGGCCCTCGCGCCGAAACCAAGGGTGCGGAGTCACCCGTACGGTGACCACAAGGTCGCCGGGTGTTCCACCGCCGGGGGCAGGATGGCCCTTGCCTCGCAACCGCATGCGGGTGCCATCGCTGAGTCCAGCGGGAATCTTGAGTTCGATTTCCTCATCACGGCCCTGAACGCCTCGCAATCGAAGCGACTGTCGACCGCCGAGCGCCGCCGTCTCGAAGGCGACCGTTGTCTCCGCCTCGACATCCGCGCCCTGGTTCGGCGCACCGCCTGACCAGCCGCCGCCACCCGGCCAGGCGCCGCCGCGGCTGCCGCTGCGAGCGCCTTGGCGACCAGCGCCACTCCGCGCGTCACTTGACCCGCCGCGCGCCGAGAAGAAATCGCCGAAGTTCGAGAAGATCGACTCGAAGGTCTCAGGATCGACATCCTGCCACTGGCCCGCGCCACCGAAGGGCGAGCCCGCCGACGCGCCGCGCGCGCCGGTGCCTGGCCCCGCGGCTGCGGCGCCGCTCACACCGGCGTGACCGAACTGGTCGTAGCGCTTGCGCTTCTCCTCATCGCTCAGGATGTCGTACGCCTCCTGGATCTCCGCGAAGCGCGCCTGGGCATCGGCGGCCTTGTTCACATCGGGGTGGAGTTTTCTCGCCAGTTTCCGATGCGCCTTGCGGATGTCGTCAGCGCTGGCGCCGCGATCGATGCCAAGGACCTCGTAGTAGTCTCGAGCCATGCAGAAGGGCGAAGTATAGAAGCGACGGCGCCCGCTACGATCTCGGCATGTCCGCTCCCCGGCCTCGATGCGACGGCGGTGCCGTGTCGCTTCCGATTCTGAGTTCGAGCGGACATGCCCCGTCGGCGCCCCGCGTGAAGGAAAGTCGTTCAACGCGCTGGCGATTCGCCGTCTTGCTCGGCGTGCAGGCGCTGATCATTCTCCACATCATCCAGTGGCTCATCCAGGGGAGCACCCTCTCGCCGGTCGAGCCCTCCGAGGCGATGGAGACCGCCAAGTACGGAATCATCAACACCGGCACGGTCTTCTTTGCGCTCGCGCTCCTGTCAACGGTCATCTTCGGGCGCTTCTTCTGCGGCTGGGGGTGCCATGTGCTGCTCCTTCAGGATGGATGTGGCTGGATTCTCAAGAAGTTCGGCGTGCGCCCCAGGCCACTCCGCGCCCGCTGGCTGATGGTGGTGCCGCTGGGCTTGGCGCTCTACATGTTCGTCTGGCCGCTTGCGTGGCGCTGGGCGATCCTGCCCTATCTCCATCCCGATCCGCCGCGGATGCAGATCACCACGCAGTTCATCACGAGCGACTTCTGGGCGACCTTTCCCGGCCTCTTCATGGCCGTGCCGTTCCTCTTCGTCTGCGGCGTGATGACGGTCTACTTCCTCGGACAGAAGGGGTACTGCACCTATGCCTGTCCCTATGGAGGCTTCTTTGCGCCGATTGATCGCATCGCTCCGCTTCGCATTCGCGTGAACGACTCATGTGAACACTGTGGGCATTGCACGGCGGTCTGCACGAGCAATGTGCGCGTGCATGAAGAAGTGGCGAAGTTCGGAATGGTGGTCGACCCGGGGTGCATGAAGTGTCTCGACTGCGTGAGCGTCTGTCCGAATGAGGCGCTCTCAGTCAGTTGGGGCAGGCCCGCCACCTTCGCCAGTGCGTCTCCGGAGAGCCTGCCGAAGGCACACCATGGCAGCGCCCCGGTCCTGGCGGTGGCGGAGTCGGAGCGGGGCGGCGCCAAGGCGCACGCTTCGCACACACCCAGCGCACCCCCGCACGCTTCAGCGAAGCGGGACACGGAGTCGCAGGCGGCCGAGCGACCGCTCGAACTGCCGCGGCGCGAGGAAGCGCTGATCCTCGTCGTGGGCGTCCTCACGCTGCTTGCGGTCAACGCGCCGTTCATGCCGTCGCTCCCGGCGGCCGCGATGCCGGTCGGCGGTATCCGCACCTCGCTTCCGCTACTCTTTTCGAGCGGCGTGGCGGCGATCGTCGCCTTCATCACTTGGAAGAGTTGGCGGGTGCTGCGCCGATCAAACGAGGGCTTTCACTCCTTCGTGCTGCGCCGGGCAGGGCGCATCACT
The Phycisphaeraceae bacterium genome window above contains:
- a CDS encoding hypoxanthine phosphoribosyltransferase, producing MSGASPREGDATAGQRARGGPPSDQRVDRVVVSAEAIAERMPALAAEIAAGLGPTPRDPVLVAVMTGALIFAADLVRQLPVPLRLGLATVSSYPGTATTSQGARLQGDLPSDLAGRDVILVDDILDSGRTLRLLQSRIMALNPASLRTCVLLRKTIPSALETPCDHIGFDIPDVFVVGYGLDYDGYYRNLPAVFAMVPVTS
- a CDS encoding S1/P1 nuclease; the encoded protein is MAPALGWGFEGHRIIATIASSEFTDTTAKAIRELLGETSVADASVWADEVRSDPKWDWIKPLHYINVPRDATRIDMGRDGADGQQIVSTILTYREVLADPTKSSEERLLALRLVLHMVGDVHQPLHVSYRDDLGGNKLTLKAFGRNSNLHRAWDTDLIQRRLKDTKGGWPVMSADLRQAIKPAQRTQWLREREPIAWANESLAITRRIYSRLPKAPSDIDDAYFREWMPVVNERLQAAGVRLGALLNDALDPASRTPAQGREKRPSRPSGSGKDPAAPTSEEKPDSEEKSAPGGKSGPEEKAAPGERSGPEEKSAPRERSMPWSSGKATQLESLGRRRWSRS
- a CDS encoding DnaJ domain-containing protein; protein product: MARDYYEVLGIDRGASADDIRKAHRKLARKLHPDVNKAADAQARFAEIQEAYDILSDEEKRKRYDQFGHAGVSGAAAAGPGTGARGASAGSPFGGAGQWQDVDPETFESIFSNFGDFFSARGGSSDARSGAGRQGARSGSRGGAWPGGGGWSGGAPNQGADVEAETTVAFETAALGGRQSLRLRGVQGRDEEIELKIPAGLSDGTRMRLRGKGHPAPGGGTPGDLVVTVRVTPHPWFRREGLDIILGVPLTIAEASLGTSVTVPLLQGSVTLKVPPGARSGRRLRVKGKGITDAKGVCGDFYAELQIVAPETLTAEDRDALEAMSARLPDPRRNLWT
- a CDS encoding 4Fe-4S binding protein, which translates into the protein MSAPRPRCDGGAVSLPILSSSGHAPSAPRVKESRSTRWRFAVLLGVQALIILHIIQWLIQGSTLSPVEPSEAMETAKYGIINTGTVFFALALLSTVIFGRFFCGWGCHVLLLQDGCGWILKKFGVRPRPLRARWLMVVPLGLALYMFVWPLAWRWAILPYLHPDPPRMQITTQFITSDFWATFPGLFMAVPFLFVCGVMTVYFLGQKGYCTYACPYGGFFAPIDRIAPLRIRVNDSCEHCGHCTAVCTSNVRVHEEVAKFGMVVDPGCMKCLDCVSVCPNEALSVSWGRPATFASASPESLPKAHHGSAPVLAVAESERGGAKAHASHTPSAPPHASAKRDTESQAAERPLELPRREEALILVVGVLTLLAVNAPFMPSLPAAAMPVGGIRTSLPLLFSSGVAAIVAFITWKSWRVLRRSNEGFHSFVLRRAGRITGAGWSWLWANAVVFLLVAMVGAQNLALLVANRADRRAVVPATSVFTFDAVMPPPEVLAAAERADAFYEFASLIGRGGIGFVPQVQPWIDLRRAWLAALRRDFVASERLLRSAYAGFPERSPLRPAVATDIVRILWLRGREAEADAWIEPLLADHPQAEFPEWALVFRQRVAMAESEGDMARAITLGRAWLEWHPEGLEAMRRLSLLLVERGSAEEIEEGIALVHRTLDIEPDHAPAWRAIAIGHGRAGREAETEFALRRAVELAPVDWRHWRGLGDFLRATQRIEESNEAFEEARRLQELEARGRLPAPS